One genomic region from Nilaparvata lugens isolate BPH chromosome 3, ASM1435652v1, whole genome shotgun sequence encodes:
- the LOC111050616 gene encoding CD151 antigen has product MQSNGYQSVFDSPEAADNHLERARCLEADRIRTPVKTRDTDCCSVNLLKHFFHIFNVVFLIAGLAVLCVGVWSIMYKHGYVCLLTTVTYPLTSYVLVAAGTLVPLVTVLGCFGNCNENRCLILLYTFMLLLIFLLEAMVGVLSYVYQDQVHIELNSSLNNTFLQSYRMNSEKTNAIDRMQQQLKCCGAERFEDWKKSAWLKNDTRTSNLVPDSCCKTPSPGCGRRDHPSNIHYSGCQTRFAGELQEHLIIIGAVGLGICVIQIFGMIISCCLYIKLKDISDYD; this is encoded by the exons AGAGCTCGATGTTTAGAAGCGGATAGGATACGAACTCCTGTGAAAACACGAGATACAGACTGCTGCAGTGTGAATCTGTTGAAACACTTTTTCCACatattcaatgttgttttcctg atAGCTGGCCTAGCAGTTCTATGCGTCGGAGTATGGAGCATAATGTACAAGCATGGATACGTGTGCCTGTTGACGACAGTGACATACCCATTGACGTCATACGTGCTGGTAGCGGCTGGCACTCTGGTGCCCCTCGTAACCGTGCTCGGCTGTTTCGGCAACTGTAATGAAAACAGGTGCCTTATATTGTTG TACACATTCATGCTGCTGCTGATATTCCTGCTCGAAGCTATGGTTGGAGTGCTGTCCTATGTTTACCAAGACCAGGTTCACATCGAACTGAACAGCAGTCTCAACAACACATTTCTGCAGTCATACAGGATGAATTCCGAAAAGACCAATGCTATAGACAGGATGCAACAGCAG TTGAAATGCTGTGGTGCTGAGAGGTTTGAAGATTGGAAGAAGAGTGCCTGGCTGAAGAATGACACCAGGACTTCCAACTTAGTTCCTGACTCGTGCTGCAAGACACCCTCGCCGGGTTGTGGCAGGCGCGATCATCCCAGTAACATTCATTACAGT GGCTGTCAAACAAGATTTGCTGGAGAACTGCAAGAGCATCTGATCATCATTGGTGCAGTGGGGCTGGGTATTTGTGTTATACAAATTTTTGGGATGATAATATCTTGTTGCCTCTACATAAAACTGAAAGACATATCTGATTACGATTGA